The genomic stretch ACAGGGCTTCCAGATACCGCAGGCTCTCTCGGGAAAAGCGCGTCAAGACCTCCGGCCCGGGGCGCTGATCGGTTTTGAAGAGCCCGTCCCAGGTCTGGCGGTGATAGCTCTGGAGTCGATCGAATTCTGCCTTTGGCAGCCGGGCGAGGTGCTCTTCGATGGTGTGGCCGTGGAGCTGTCTGAAGATTTCGGGGTCCGGGCTATAGGGTTCATGGGGGTCAATCAGGTGAATGTAGGCGTAGAAGGGCTCGCGCGCTTCGGTGCGCAGCCATTCCAGGAAGGCTGTGGTCTGCTCTTCGTAGCCGGCGTTGAGCTGATAGTAATAGTGGTTGAAGCCGGCGTCGATGCCGTGTTCCCGAGTCGCATTGGGGTTGGCCTGGAAGTGGGCGGTGTCGTAGCCTTTCGCACGCAGGAGCGCCGCTGTGGTCGGAATGGACGGGGGCAGCACCTGGTGTTTCTTTCCCGCCGCGTGCCCGGCGACGGACCATTCGGGCACCACGGTGCGGTGAATCAGCGGGGGGACGCCGGTGAGCAGGGAAAGGGTGGCGGGCAGCGTCCAGGTTGCCGCCGCGTAGCACGCGTCAAAAATTGCGGCGCGTTGCGCGAAGGCCGAAATGTTGGGGGCGGTGTCGAGCGGGCAACCGTAGCATGGGAGCCGGTCGGCCCGGAGGGAGTCCGCGAGCCACACGATAATATTGGGATGCTCGGGCAGCGGGCGGACTAAATTGCTCTGCTCCGGTTTGCGGCAGCCGGCGGCGAGAACAGTGGACGCGGCGACGACGAATTCGCGTCTGCTGAGGGTGCGGTGGATCATGAGGCGGTACGGACTCCTGCGCTGCAGTGTAGCGGGTGCGCTACGTTCCCGCAAGATTCTGAAGCGCCGTTTGGCTCGTAGGCGCCGTGGGCAATATGCTAAAGTACGTCCCTCTGGGGAATGTGAAAAACGGAAGAGAGGAATGCCATGAAAGCCTTTACCATCGGTGTGGACTACGGTACCAACTCGGTACGTGCGGTAGTGATTGATTGTGCGAACGGAAACGTAGCAGGTTCGTCGGTATTCAACTATCCCTCCGGGCATCAGGGAATCCTGCTGGACCCCAATGACCACAACCTGGCGCGCCAGAATCCCGCGGATTACGTGCAGGGTCTGGAGGCTACGGTGACGGGCGCGCTCGCGGCCGCAAAGGGCTACGATGGATTCAATTTGGAGCGGGTAATTGGTATCGGTGTGGACACGACCGGCTCGACGCCTATCCCGGTGGATGGCCAGTGCCAGCCGCTGGCTTTCAGCCCTGAGTTCAAAGACAATCTGAATGCAAAAGCCTGGCTGTGGAAGGACCACACCTCCATTGAGGAGGCTATGAAAATAACGGAGTTGGGCTTCAAGCACCGGCCCAACTACCTGGCCAAATGCGGGGAGACCTATTCCTCCGAGTGGTTCTGGTCGAAGGTTTGGCATTGCCTGAACGTGGACCCGGCGGTTTTCGCGTCGGCCCAAAGCTGGCTGGAATGCGCCGACTATGTGCCGGCCGTGCTTGCGGGGATCACAGATCCGGCGAAGGTGGTGCGTGGCGTGTGCGCGGCGGGTCACAAGTGTCTCTACTGCGACGAGTGGGGCGGGCTTCCCGACAAAGAATTTCTCGCCATGCTTGATCCGAAGCTGGCCGAACTGCGCGACCGTCTTTTTGACCGGGCGTACGACGCCGCGACGCCCGCCGGCAGGTTGTGTGAAGACTGGGCCGCGAAATTGGGCCTTCCCGAGGGAATACCGATTGCGGTCGGTGCTATAGACGCGCATCTGGGCGCCGTGGGCGCGGGGGTACAGCCGGGCGTGCTGGTAAAGATCATGGGCACATCGACCTGCGATTGCACGGTGCTGCCCAATACAAAAACGCTCCGGGACATTCCAGGCATCTGCGGCATCGTGGACGGCTCGATTCTGCCGGGGCACTATGGCCTCGAAGCGGGCCAGTCGGCGGTGGGCGATATTTTCAAATGGTTCGTGGAGGTGATCTGCAAGGGCGATGGCGCGCTGCACGGGGCACTGACCGATGAAGCGGCTAAACAGAAGCCGGGGCAGTCGGGTCTGCTTGCGCTGGACTGGAACAATGGCAATCGCTGCCTGCTGGTTGACCCGCGGCTTACGGGCCTTGTCCTGGGGCAGACGCTCTACACGAGCCAGGCCGAGATCTACCGCGCGTTGATCGAGGCGACGGCTTTCGGCGCACGGGCCATCATCGAGCGCTATAAGGAATACGGCGTGCCGGTGGACCGGATCATCTGCTGCGGCGGTATCGCGGAGAAGAACGCGATGCTGATGCAGATCTATGCCGACATTACGGGCTGCACGATGCAGGTGTCTTCTTCCGACCAGACCTGCGCGCTGGGTTCCGCGCTGAGCGCCGCCGTGATCGCGGGCGAGGCGCAGGGGGGCTACGCGACCTTTGCCGAGGCCCAGGCGAAAATGACGGGCGTGAAGGAAGTGCAGTATACGCCCATCGCGTCGAACAGCGCCGTATACGACGAGTTGTATGCGCTGTACATGCAGGTGCACGACGCGTTCGGCGGTGTAAACAAGGCCGCCGATCTCTCGGGCGTGATGAAGTCGCTCATCGCGATCAAAGAGCGCTATCGGGGTTAGTCGGCAACCCAGGGTTTTCACAGAAGAAAGTTGAGTATCACACGTGTCTGGTTTTGTACCCGATGAGAAACGAATGCGGGCGCTCGAAAAGCTCTCCGCTTTCGAACTTGAAGTGATGGAAGTGTTGTGCCTCTGCTACCGGGCCGTATCGGACAGCGACCTCTTGAGTCTCCTTAAGGCCCGCCTCGTGAATGGGGAGAACGGAAAGCTCGTGACGGCGGCTGGTCTTCTCCAGACGCTGGAGCGTTTGAAGTCTCGCACGCTGGTGGTGATGAAGGGCAAGCACTGGATGAGCGCCCGGGATATCACGGAGGTGGTGACCCGCCGTATGGTGCTGACGGACCGATTCGCGGCGGCGCTGCCAAGTGTGCGCAACGAGGTGGCCCCGTCCGCGCGGTGGGGCTATTCTTCCACCTATGTTTCGGACGACGAGCTCGCCGGCCTGATTCGCATAGCGTTGTATGACCGCGATTTCAAGCGTCTGGACAACCTGCTCAACGTGTACTTTGAACGTCCCGTCCACAATCGCACAAGCCTGACGCCGATCTCCCGGATCATCAACAGTCCCTTCGACGCGGAATGGTTCTCAAGCTATCCGACGGAGAAGCAGGCCCTATGGCTGAACTGGCTGATTCAGGACCTGAGCAATGCCTGCGAACGCAGCGAATCCGCGCTCAAGTACGCCGAGGTTCTTGCGTCATCCCTGCCGCGGGACGAACGAATCGATTTGGAGTATGTGGTTTGCGACAGCCTCTTCCTCCAGGGACGTCTGAGCGAGGTGCAGGCGCGTTCCGCCAACAATGGACTTCCGGGAGAACTCTTGATCGCGCGGTGCGAGCTTGCGACCGGCGAGATCGCGTCGGCGATCTCGCGTTACGAATCCACGCTTCAGGCGGTCAAGCAAGGTTCGCGCAAGCGCAAGCCCACTTTCGGGACCAATGACTGGGTCTACTTCATTATCGCGCTGATTGCAGGAGGAGAAGAGCACTGGCCCCGCGCGGCGGAACTGGCCGACTGGGGCGCGCGGGACAAGAATGCGATGTATCAGGAAGTCTGTGCGGGCTTACTGAAACTTATCCGAATCCAGAGCGGCCAAATTGCGGGCGGCCCTTCCGCCATGTGGTACAGCGCCCGATGGTCGTTTGAGCAGAGTTCGGCGATGAAAGTCGTGTCGCTGCTCGTGGATTATTGGAGCGGGCTCGGGGAGTCCATGCAGAAAGACCATGCGGCCATCGCAAAGCTGAGCAGCGCCGCGGGAAGTCAGGGCTGTTTCTGGATCGAGCACGAGCTGGCGGAACTCCTCCAGCGAATGGGCGTCAAGGTAAGACGCCTGGGCAAGCTCGACACCGTCCCGCTGGTTGAGCATTTCCGGTCGTCCGAGCCGTGGGAGCGCACCTTGAAAGCGCTGGCCAACATTTCGCGGGGCGACGTCGCGGCGAAGGTGGAGGATTCAACACGGCTGGTCTGGATGCTTCATTTTCAGGGGGGACACTGTATGGTGGAGCCTCTGGAACAGAAGCGATCACCGAAGGGGACGTGGAGCAAAGGGCGGGTTGCGTCGCTCCAGCGTCTTCGGGAGAACGGCCAGAGTCTGGAGTATCTTACGGCCCATGACCGGCTCGTGTGCGCCCATATCAAGACCGAATTGGATGGGGGCTACTGGAACCGGCACCGGACCTCCTACTTTCTCGGTTATGGCGCCCTGCCGGCACTGGCGGGGCACCCGAATGTGTTTCTTTCGGATACGGGGGCGAATGTGGAGGTGGCGACCGCATCGCCCTCCCTGGAGGTGAGCTCTACGAAGCAGGGCTTCGTGCTCAAGGTGACGCCGGTGGTTCCCGAAGGCACCCTCGTCCACGTGGAGCGCGAAGGGGACTTGCGCGTCGTTGTGTATGAGTTTACTCCGGAACTGGCCCGGGTCGCGGAAATGCTGGGGAAAGGGTTGGCGGTCCCGGCCCGCGCAAAGGATCGGGTGCTTCAGGCGGTCCGCAGCGTGGCCTCGGTCTTAACGGTCCACTCCGATCTCGGCGTGGGAGATGAGTCCATTCCGCGGGTCGAGGCGGACGTGACGCCGGTGCTGCAATTGCTTCCGGCGGGCGATGGCCTGCTGGTGCAGTTGCGTGTGCGACCCCTGCCAGGCGGTCCGGCCTTTGCCCCGGCTGTTGGGGGCGATGTGGTGATCGCCGACGTCAACGGTACGAAGCTTCAGACCGCGCGCGATATGAAGCAGGAGAGCGCCCGCGCCGATGCGCTGGTCGCTTCGTGCAAATCCCTTGTCTCTTCGGATTTCGGGATCTGTGAGTGGCGCCTGGAGACGCCGGAAGAGGCGCTTGAATTCCTTTCCGAACTGGAGGCGGTCGTAACGGAGGTACGGGTCGAGTGGCCGAAGGGCCAGAAGTTCGCCCTTCAAGGAACGGTCGGGGCGGGTCAGTTTCGTGCGAAAATAAATGCGGGACACAATTGGTTTGAGCTTTCCGGGGAGATCAAGGTCAACGACGAACTCGTGCTCGACATGCAGCGTGTGCTGGAGCTCACGGCGGGCACCCGATCGCGCTTCGTGCCATTGGGCGACGGGCAGTTTCTCGCGCTGACGCAGGCTTTCAAGCGAAAGCTGGACGAACTTCGGGGCGTGGGCGAGGCATCGGACGGCGGGCTGCGCATGCACGCGCTCGCAGCACCGTTGATGGACGGATTTATCGAGCAGGCGGCGGCCCTCAAGGCAAACAAGCATTGGAAAGAACAGATCACGCGGATGCGTGAGGCGCGGGACCTTGAACCAGAGATTCCGTCCACGCTCCGCGCGATCCTGCGCGAATACCAGGTTGCCGGCTTTCAATGGCTGGCCCGTCTGGCGGAGTGGGGCGTGGGCGCCTGTCTGGCCGACGACATGGGCCTGGGAAAGACGGTGCAGTTGCTGGCGGTGATGCTGCGGCGCGCGCCCGGCGGCCCCCAGTTGGTGATCGCGCCGACGTCGGTGTGTGCAAACTGGGAGGAAGAGGCCT from Candidatus Hydrogenedentota bacterium encodes the following:
- a CDS encoding DEAD/DEAH box helicase, yielding MSGFVPDEKRMRALEKLSAFELEVMEVLCLCYRAVSDSDLLSLLKARLVNGENGKLVTAAGLLQTLERLKSRTLVVMKGKHWMSARDITEVVTRRMVLTDRFAAALPSVRNEVAPSARWGYSSTYVSDDELAGLIRIALYDRDFKRLDNLLNVYFERPVHNRTSLTPISRIINSPFDAEWFSSYPTEKQALWLNWLIQDLSNACERSESALKYAEVLASSLPRDERIDLEYVVCDSLFLQGRLSEVQARSANNGLPGELLIARCELATGEIASAISRYESTLQAVKQGSRKRKPTFGTNDWVYFIIALIAGGEEHWPRAAELADWGARDKNAMYQEVCAGLLKLIRIQSGQIAGGPSAMWYSARWSFEQSSAMKVVSLLVDYWSGLGESMQKDHAAIAKLSSAAGSQGCFWIEHELAELLQRMGVKVRRLGKLDTVPLVEHFRSSEPWERTLKALANISRGDVAAKVEDSTRLVWMLHFQGGHCMVEPLEQKRSPKGTWSKGRVASLQRLRENGQSLEYLTAHDRLVCAHIKTELDGGYWNRHRTSYFLGYGALPALAGHPNVFLSDTGANVEVATASPSLEVSSTKQGFVLKVTPVVPEGTLVHVEREGDLRVVVYEFTPELARVAEMLGKGLAVPARAKDRVLQAVRSVASVLTVHSDLGVGDESIPRVEADVTPVLQLLPAGDGLLVQLRVRPLPGGPAFAPAVGGDVVIADVNGTKLQTARDMKQESARADALVASCKSLVSSDFGICEWRLETPEEALEFLSELEAVVTEVRVEWPKGQKFALQGTVGAGQFRAKINAGHNWFELSGEIKVNDELVLDMQRVLELTAGTRSRFVPLGDGQFLALTQAFKRKLDELRGVGEASDGGLRMHALAAPLMDGFIEQAAALKANKHWKEQITRMREARDLEPEIPSTLRAILREYQVAGFQWLARLAEWGVGACLADDMGLGKTVQLLAVMLRRAPGGPQLVIAPTSVCANWEEEASRFAPTLRVHRLGLNNRADTVETLGAHDLLICSYGLLQTETALLKRISWETIVLDEAQAIKNATTKRSKAAMDLEGRFKVAATGTPIENHLGELWNLFRFINPGFLGTQEQFNGRFALPIEKYENRDAGRYLKQLIQPFILRRRKEEVLSELPARTDIVLHVELGDEERAFYEALRRNALKELSALEGGASKHHVRILAEIMRLRRACCNARLVDGDSNLPSAKLEVFEALLEELLESGHKALVFSQFVGHLDILRELLDRKGVRYQYLDGSTPAPARKKAVDAFQGGEGEVFLISLKAGGLGLNLTAADYVIHMDPWWNPAVEDQASDRAHRIGQQRPVTVYRLVTKSTIEDQITDLHHRKRDLANSLLEGTDMAGKISSEELLELLRMG
- a CDS encoding ribulokinase, which produces MKAFTIGVDYGTNSVRAVVIDCANGNVAGSSVFNYPSGHQGILLDPNDHNLARQNPADYVQGLEATVTGALAAAKGYDGFNLERVIGIGVDTTGSTPIPVDGQCQPLAFSPEFKDNLNAKAWLWKDHTSIEEAMKITELGFKHRPNYLAKCGETYSSEWFWSKVWHCLNVDPAVFASAQSWLECADYVPAVLAGITDPAKVVRGVCAAGHKCLYCDEWGGLPDKEFLAMLDPKLAELRDRLFDRAYDAATPAGRLCEDWAAKLGLPEGIPIAVGAIDAHLGAVGAGVQPGVLVKIMGTSTCDCTVLPNTKTLRDIPGICGIVDGSILPGHYGLEAGQSAVGDIFKWFVEVICKGDGALHGALTDEAAKQKPGQSGLLALDWNNGNRCLLVDPRLTGLVLGQTLYTSQAEIYRALIEATAFGARAIIERYKEYGVPVDRIICCGGIAEKNAMLMQIYADITGCTMQVSSSDQTCALGSALSAAVIAGEAQGGYATFAEAQAKMTGVKEVQYTPIASNSAVYDELYALYMQVHDAFGGVNKAADLSGVMKSLIAIKERYRG
- a CDS encoding sulfatase — translated: MIHRTLSRREFVVAASTVLAAGCRKPEQSNLVRPLPEHPNIIVWLADSLRADRLPCYGCPLDTAPNISAFAQRAAIFDACYAAATWTLPATLSLLTGVPPLIHRTVVPEWSVAGHAAGKKHQVLPPSIPTTAALLRAKGYDTAHFQANPNATREHGIDAGFNHYYYQLNAGYEEQTTAFLEWLRTEAREPFYAYIHLIDPHEPYSPDPEIFRQLHGHTIEEHLARLPKAEFDRLQSYHRQTWDGLFKTDQRPGPEVLTRFSRESLRYLEALYTAEIRGMDGQFGRVLAALDEQGLRDRCVVTVTSDHGEAFGEDGLFYHGSGLHDAQIHVPLILQLPGMRKGTRYPHTVSQYDIHPTLLALAGVLDTNTYGNAILDRSGEFPRKPGRPALTSLDLNLPDPNLWRFRLTAGDIRVESREGSLHCAVSRAGGPPNRRWVALEEVEKIPDAATRSAVEFFHTERHYLKQLASAHAAPGWFGKGNSDDDALKALGYL